In Zunongwangia sp. HGR-M22, the sequence ATAGGATCATTAGATTTTACAAAATTTTTATCTTTTGATGGATCACCCTGTGCATTAATCTGAGAATAGTTAGCCATCCCAAGAACAGAAATAGCTACCAAAACCATATTTAAAAATGATTTAATTTTCATATTATTAATTTTTCGTGAGAATTTTAATTCAATTTTAGTTGTTCTGGCCAATCATTTTCCCAGCTTAATTCTTTGATCCTTAATTTTGGCTTGGCTCCGTCTTGAGCATCGTAGGCATGGAAAAACATATAATCTTTACCATCAAAAGTATATACGCTATTATGCCCTGCTCCATACCAGTTTTCATTCCCTTCTACTACCAACGTACCTCCGCCATTGGCCAGAGATTTACCCGATTGATCTAAATAAGGCCCTTTAACCGATTTTGATCTTCCTACTACCACTTTATAAGTACTGTCTTCCCCGCGACAACACAGATCCCAGGAGATAAACAGATAATACCAGCCATCTTTCTTAAAAATAAAAGGAGCTTCTAATGCCGCATCACCAGGATTTTTATCTGGAATATCAAAAGAGCGCTCTCTTCTGGCAATGGTATACCATTCTTCCGGTTGCGCTACAGATTTTAAATCTTTACTTAATTTCACCAATTTGAGTCCGTCCCAAAAAGAACCAAAGTTTAACCAGGCCGTACCTTCTTCATCAAAAACAATATTGGGATCTATGGCATTCCACATATCGCGATTAGGA encodes:
- a CDS encoding arabinan endo-1,5-alpha-L-arabinosidase, which produces MKNLRYCLLGLLLNGFLASAQMITPTNETMVHDPVAIKAEGKYYMFCTGRGISMFSSEDLKEWKHEAPVFEEKPSWTDGVVPEFRNHIWAPDIVEHEGKFYLYYSVSAFAKNTSAIGLTINSTLDPNSPNYKWEDQGIIVQSVPNRDMWNAIDPNIVFDEEGTAWLNFGSFWDGLKLVKLSKDLKSVAQPEEWYTIARRERSFDIPDKNPGDAALEAPFIFKKDGWYYLFISWDLCCRGEDSTYKVVVGRSKSVKGPYLDQSGKSLANGGGTLVVEGNENWYGAGHNSVYTFDGKDYMFFHAYDAQDGAKPKLRIKELSWENDWPEQLKLN